TCGATCACCTCCCGGGGGTCGTGTCTGTAACCCCGGGGTACACCGGGGGGCGCACGGAAGAGCCGACCTACGAGGAGGTCTCCTCCGGCCGCAGCGGACATGTGGAAGCGGTGCAGATCCTCTATGACCCGAAGCGCACCAGCTACGGCAAGCTGCTGGAGGTCTTCTGGCGAAACATCGACCCCACCGTGAAAAACCGGCAGTTCTGCGACGTCGGCCCCCAGTACCGCAGCGTCATCTTTTTCGAGACGGAGGCGCAAAGGCGCCTTGCGGAACGCTCGCGCGAGGCTCTGGAGCGCGCCGGACTCTTCGACGGCAGAATCCTCACCGAGATTATCCCTGCACGCGCATTTTATCCTGCCGAGGATTACCACCGGCAGTTCTACAGGAAGCACCCCACCAGATACGCCCAGTATTGGCACGGTTCCGGACGGGAGAAGCGCCTGAGCGAGCTGTGGGGGGAGTAGCCGCCTCATCCCATTAAAAGGCCCAGCCTTTACAATTCACTTTTCTCACCTAAAATCTCTAGCGTGCTATTTCCTTCGCTGGAGGGGCCTTTGTCAAACTTCGTGGTAAATCTAGGCGCCTTCGTCCTGACCCGCCTGGAAGCGCTGGGGAGGATCTTCAGCTTCCTCCTCTACGCCTTTTACTTCTCCCTCCCCTCATTGAAGAAGCCGGTCCACATCCTCAAGCAGATAAATTTCATCGGAGCCCGGTCGACCCTCGTTATCATCCTGACCGCCTCTTTTACCGGCATGGTGCTCGGCCTTCAGGGGTACTACACCCTTTCCAAGTTCGGGTCGGAGGGGCTCCTCGGCTCTGCGGTGGCGCTCTCCCTGATCCGCGAACTCGGGCCGGTCCTCTCCGCCCTCATGGTCACCGGTCGCGCAGGGAGCGCCGTGGCGGCGGAGATAGGAATAATGCGGATAACAGAGCAGATAGACGCCCTGGAAACGATGGCGCTGGAGCCCTTCAGGTATCTCGTTTCCCCGAAGCTCCTCGCCTCGATCCTGGCGCTTCCCCTCCTTTGCTCCATTTTCGACGTGGTGGGGATTGCCGGAG
The DNA window shown above is from Geomonas sp. RF6 and carries:
- a CDS encoding MlaE family ABC transporter permease, which encodes MSNFVVNLGAFVLTRLEALGRIFSFLLYAFYFSLPSLKKPVHILKQINFIGARSTLVIILTASFTGMVLGLQGYYTLSKFGSEGLLGSAVALSLIRELGPVLSALMVTGRAGSAVAAEIGIMRITEQIDALETMALEPFRYLVSPKLLASILALPLLCSIFDVVGIAGGYLVGVKLLGVNPGAYMGEMEKSVEWKDVYSGFIKSISFGVIIAWVCCFKGYYTGHGAEGVAKSTTSAVVTSSVLILVWDYFITSILL
- the msrA gene encoding peptide-methionine (S)-S-oxide reductase MsrA, which codes for MMGELLFDPFVWGAAALLSLDGPHPLETATFAGGCFWSMEPVFDHLPGVVSVTPGYTGGRTEEPTYEEVSSGRSGHVEAVQILYDPKRTSYGKLLEVFWRNIDPTVKNRQFCDVGPQYRSVIFFETEAQRRLAERSREALERAGLFDGRILTEIIPARAFYPAEDYHRQFYRKHPTRYAQYWHGSGREKRLSELWGE